In Acanthopagrus latus isolate v.2019 chromosome 16, fAcaLat1.1, whole genome shotgun sequence, one DNA window encodes the following:
- the LOC119004399 gene encoding NLR family CARD domain-containing protein 3-like isoform X2, whose translation MSVPVEKEEDRSEFPGSSRESLKSDQSKHAPPKFSNEPGPSDTKLTSDQKMSVCVEEEKDRSESPGSSCVSLKSDQSKHAPPKFSNEPGPSDTKKRSHVSEKKQPSCCVRCQDVLKDLVSTSCGHWFCRQCITSDWDQTCPQCGKRSRTTAGLWTDSQSPTVQMNVDLQEVLVEHKISLRRRCERVNEGCQETGGDGTGSDGTGTLLNRIYTELYITEGQSEEVNTQHEVRQLETASKKTTFSETPIRCCDIFKASPDQQRRIRVVLTNGVAGVGKTFSVQKFTLDWAEGSENQDVSLLVLLSFRELNLIRDEQYSLLRLLHVFHPTLQKVTAEKLAVCKLLFIFDGLDESRLSLDFNNHEVVSDVTQESSVSVLLTNLIQGKLLPLALIWITSRPAAANQIPPSCVDRVTEVRGFTDVQKEEYFRRRFSDEELSSRIISHIKTSRSLHIMCLIPVFCWITATVLDHMLTTDQRGELPKTLTDMYSHFLLVQTKRKRKKYNEGRETSPQELTEADREVLLKLGRLAAEQLEEGNIIFYQEDLERCGLNVTEALVYSGVCTEIFRRESVIFQKTVYCFVHLSVQEFLAAFYMIHCQTNRNSKVLGDFLKGQSASSLDDLLSRAMEKSLKSTNGHLDLFVRFLHGLSLESNQRLLAGLLGQIDNSPEIIQRAINNLKEMKSYKISPDRSINIFHCLTEMNDHSVHQEIQEFLKSEKRSEKKLSGIHCSALAYMLQMSEEVLDELHTEKYNTSWEGKQRLIPAVRNCRKARFINCGLSETHCEVVASALKSSPSYLTELDLSRNNLQDSGVKLLSAGLQSPNCRLETLRLRDCSLSEISCASLASALKSNPSCLRELDLNYNKLQDSGVKLLCDFLQSPHCRLVILRLEGCSLSEISCDSLASALKSNPSHLRELDLSENKLQYSGVKLLSDLKESPQCRLETLRV comes from the exons ATGAGTGTTCctgtggagaaagaggaggacagatcAGAGTTTCCAGGATCCAGCCGTGAGTCTCTGAAGAGTGATCAGTCCAAACATGCTCCTCCAAAGTTCAGTAATGAACCTGGACCCTCAGACACAAA ACTGACTTCAGACCAGAAGATGAGCgtttgtgtggaggaggagaaggacagaTCAGAGTCTCCAGGatccagctgtgtgtctctgaagaGTGATCAGTCCAAACATGCTCCTCCAAAGTTCAGTAATGAACCTGGACCCTCAGACACAAA GAAGAGGAGTCATGTCTCTGAGAAGAAGCAGCCATCCTGCTGTGTTCGGTGTCAGGACGTCCTGAAGGATCTGGTCTCTACCAGCTGTGGACACTGGTTCTGCAGACAGTGCATCACCTCAGACTGGGACCAGACCTGTCCCCAGTGTGGAAAGAGATCCAGAACAACAGCTGGACTatggacagacagtcagagccCAACTGTACAAA tgaatGTTGATCTGCAGGAAGTTTTAGTTGAACATAAgatcagtctgaggaggagatgtgaacGTGTGAATGAAGGATGTCAAGAAACAGGAGGtgatggaacaggaagtgatgg aactGGAACCCTCCTCAACAGGATCTACActgagctctacatcacagagggacagagtgaaGAGGTTAATACCCAACATGAGGTGAGGCAGCTAGAGACAGCTTCCAAGAAGACGACCTTCAGTGAAACTCCAATCAGGTGCTGcgacatctttaaagcctcacctgaCCAACAGAGACGCATCAGAGTGGTTCTGACCAACGGCGTCGCTGGAGTTGGAAAAACCTTCTCGGtgcagaagttcactctggactgggcagAGGGCTCCGAAAACCAagatgtcagtctgctggttctgctgtcgTTCAGGGAGCTGAACCTGATCAGAGATGAGCAGTACAGTCTTCTCAGGCTGCtccatgttttccatccaacattacagaaggtgacagcagagaagctcGCTGTCTGTaaacttctcttcatctttgacgGCCTGGATGAAAGCAGACTTTCACTGGATTTCAACAACCATGAGGTcgtgtctgatgtcacacaggagtcatcagtcagcgtgctgctgacaaacctcatccagGGGAAGCTGCTTCCCTTGGCTCTCATCTGGATCACTTCCAGACCTGCAGcggccaatcagatccctccttcATGTGTCGACAGGGTAACAGAAGTACGAGGCTTCACTGACgtccagaaggaggagtacttcaggaggAGATTCAGTGATGAAGAACtgtccagcagaatcatctcacaCATCAAGACCTCCAggagcctccacatcatgtgtctgatcccagtcttctgctggatcactgctacagttctggaccACATGTTGACtacagaccagagaggagagctgcccaagaccctgactgacatgtactcacacttcctgctggttcagacaaagaggaaaaggaagaagtaCAATGAAGGACGTGAAACGAGTCCACaggagctgacggaggctgacagGGAAGTTCTTCTGAAGCTGGGGAGGCTGGCAGCTGAACAGCTGGAGGAAGGAAACATCATCTTCTACCAAGAAGACCTGGAGCGCTGTGGTCTTAATGTCACAGAGGCCTTGGTGTACTCAGGAGTTTGTACAGAGATCTTcagaagagagagtgtgatcttccagaaaacagtctactgctttgttcatctgagcgttcaggagtttctggctgcatTCTACATGATCCACTGTCAGACCAACAGAAACTCAAAGGTCCTGGGGGACTTCCTGAAAGGACAGAGTGCCTCATCCCTGGATGACCTTCTCAGCAGAGCCATGGAGAAATCCCTCAAAAGTACAAATGGTCACCTGGACCTGTTTGTTCGCTTCCTTCATGGCCTCTCTCTGGAGTCCAACCAGAGACTCTTAGCAGGCCTGCTGGGTCAGATAGACAACAGTCCAGAAATCATCCAGAGAGCCATCAACAAcctgaaggagatgaagagttATAAGATCTCTCCTGACAGAAGCATCAACATCTTCCACTGTCTGACAGAGATGAATGACCACTCAGTCCATCAGGAGATCCAAGAGTTCCTGAAGTCAGAGAAGAGATCAGAGAAGAAACTCTCTGGGATCCACTGCTCAGCTCTGGCctacatgctgcagatgtcagaggaggttCTGGATGAGTTGCACACAGAGAAGTACAACACATCAtgggaaggaaaacagagactgATTCCAGCTGTGAGGAACTGCAGAAAGGCTCG ATTTATCAACTGTGgactctcagagactcactGTGAAGTtgtggcctcagctctgaagtccagCCCCTCCTATCTGacagagctggacctgagtcgcaacaacctgcaggattcaggagtgaagctgctgtcggCTGGACTGCAGAGTCCAAACTGtagactggagactctgag attgagggactgcagtttgtcagagatcagctgcgcttctctggcctcagctctgaagtccaacccctcctgtctcagagagctggacctgaactacaacaagctgcaggattcaggagtgaagctgctgtgtgattttctgcagagcCCACACTGTAGACTGGTGATTCTGAG attggaGGGCTGCAGtctgtcagagatcagctgtgattctctggcctcagctctgaagtccaacccctcccatctgagagagctggacctgagtgaaaacaagctgcagtattcaggagtgaagctccTCTCTGATCTGAAGGAGAGTCCACAATGTAGACTGGAGACTTTGAG agtctga
- the LOC119004399 gene encoding NLR family CARD domain-containing protein 3-like isoform X1 encodes MSVPVEKEEDRSEFPGSSRESLKSDQSKHAPPKFSNEPGPSDTKLTSDQKMSVCVEEEKDRSESPGSSCVSLKSDQSKHAPPKFSNEPGPSDTKKRSHVSEKKQPSCCVRCQDVLKDLVSTSCGHWFCRQCITSDWDQTCPQCGKRSRTTAGLWTDSQSPTVQMNVDLQEVLVEHKISLRRRCERVNEGCQETGGDGTGSDGTGRDETGSDETGTLLNRIYTELYITEGQSEEVNTQHEVRQLETASKKTTFSETPIRCCDIFKASPDQQRRIRVVLTNGVAGVGKTFSVQKFTLDWAEGSENQDVSLLVLLSFRELNLIRDEQYSLLRLLHVFHPTLQKVTAEKLAVCKLLFIFDGLDESRLSLDFNNHEVVSDVTQESSVSVLLTNLIQGKLLPLALIWITSRPAAANQIPPSCVDRVTEVRGFTDVQKEEYFRRRFSDEELSSRIISHIKTSRSLHIMCLIPVFCWITATVLDHMLTTDQRGELPKTLTDMYSHFLLVQTKRKRKKYNEGRETSPQELTEADREVLLKLGRLAAEQLEEGNIIFYQEDLERCGLNVTEALVYSGVCTEIFRRESVIFQKTVYCFVHLSVQEFLAAFYMIHCQTNRNSKVLGDFLKGQSASSLDDLLSRAMEKSLKSTNGHLDLFVRFLHGLSLESNQRLLAGLLGQIDNSPEIIQRAINNLKEMKSYKISPDRSINIFHCLTEMNDHSVHQEIQEFLKSEKRSEKKLSGIHCSALAYMLQMSEEVLDELHTEKYNTSWEGKQRLIPAVRNCRKARFINCGLSETHCEVVASALKSSPSYLTELDLSRNNLQDSGVKLLSAGLQSPNCRLETLRLRDCSLSEISCASLASALKSNPSCLRELDLNYNKLQDSGVKLLCDFLQSPHCRLVILRLEGCSLSEISCDSLASALKSNPSHLRELDLSENKLQYSGVKLLSDLKESPQCRLETLRV; translated from the exons ATGAGTGTTCctgtggagaaagaggaggacagatcAGAGTTTCCAGGATCCAGCCGTGAGTCTCTGAAGAGTGATCAGTCCAAACATGCTCCTCCAAAGTTCAGTAATGAACCTGGACCCTCAGACACAAA ACTGACTTCAGACCAGAAGATGAGCgtttgtgtggaggaggagaaggacagaTCAGAGTCTCCAGGatccagctgtgtgtctctgaagaGTGATCAGTCCAAACATGCTCCTCCAAAGTTCAGTAATGAACCTGGACCCTCAGACACAAA GAAGAGGAGTCATGTCTCTGAGAAGAAGCAGCCATCCTGCTGTGTTCGGTGTCAGGACGTCCTGAAGGATCTGGTCTCTACCAGCTGTGGACACTGGTTCTGCAGACAGTGCATCACCTCAGACTGGGACCAGACCTGTCCCCAGTGTGGAAAGAGATCCAGAACAACAGCTGGACTatggacagacagtcagagccCAACTGTACAAA tgaatGTTGATCTGCAGGAAGTTTTAGTTGAACATAAgatcagtctgaggaggagatgtgaacGTGTGAATGAAGGATGTCAAGAAACAGGAGGtgatggaacaggaagtgatggaacaGGGCgtgatgaaacaggaagtgatgaaactGGAACCCTCCTCAACAGGATCTACActgagctctacatcacagagggacagagtgaaGAGGTTAATACCCAACATGAGGTGAGGCAGCTAGAGACAGCTTCCAAGAAGACGACCTTCAGTGAAACTCCAATCAGGTGCTGcgacatctttaaagcctcacctgaCCAACAGAGACGCATCAGAGTGGTTCTGACCAACGGCGTCGCTGGAGTTGGAAAAACCTTCTCGGtgcagaagttcactctggactgggcagAGGGCTCCGAAAACCAagatgtcagtctgctggttctgctgtcgTTCAGGGAGCTGAACCTGATCAGAGATGAGCAGTACAGTCTTCTCAGGCTGCtccatgttttccatccaacattacagaaggtgacagcagagaagctcGCTGTCTGTaaacttctcttcatctttgacgGCCTGGATGAAAGCAGACTTTCACTGGATTTCAACAACCATGAGGTcgtgtctgatgtcacacaggagtcatcagtcagcgtgctgctgacaaacctcatccagGGGAAGCTGCTTCCCTTGGCTCTCATCTGGATCACTTCCAGACCTGCAGcggccaatcagatccctccttcATGTGTCGACAGGGTAACAGAAGTACGAGGCTTCACTGACgtccagaaggaggagtacttcaggaggAGATTCAGTGATGAAGAACtgtccagcagaatcatctcacaCATCAAGACCTCCAggagcctccacatcatgtgtctgatcccagtcttctgctggatcactgctacagttctggaccACATGTTGACtacagaccagagaggagagctgcccaagaccctgactgacatgtactcacacttcctgctggttcagacaaagaggaaaaggaagaagtaCAATGAAGGACGTGAAACGAGTCCACaggagctgacggaggctgacagGGAAGTTCTTCTGAAGCTGGGGAGGCTGGCAGCTGAACAGCTGGAGGAAGGAAACATCATCTTCTACCAAGAAGACCTGGAGCGCTGTGGTCTTAATGTCACAGAGGCCTTGGTGTACTCAGGAGTTTGTACAGAGATCTTcagaagagagagtgtgatcttccagaaaacagtctactgctttgttcatctgagcgttcaggagtttctggctgcatTCTACATGATCCACTGTCAGACCAACAGAAACTCAAAGGTCCTGGGGGACTTCCTGAAAGGACAGAGTGCCTCATCCCTGGATGACCTTCTCAGCAGAGCCATGGAGAAATCCCTCAAAAGTACAAATGGTCACCTGGACCTGTTTGTTCGCTTCCTTCATGGCCTCTCTCTGGAGTCCAACCAGAGACTCTTAGCAGGCCTGCTGGGTCAGATAGACAACAGTCCAGAAATCATCCAGAGAGCCATCAACAAcctgaaggagatgaagagttATAAGATCTCTCCTGACAGAAGCATCAACATCTTCCACTGTCTGACAGAGATGAATGACCACTCAGTCCATCAGGAGATCCAAGAGTTCCTGAAGTCAGAGAAGAGATCAGAGAAGAAACTCTCTGGGATCCACTGCTCAGCTCTGGCctacatgctgcagatgtcagaggaggttCTGGATGAGTTGCACACAGAGAAGTACAACACATCAtgggaaggaaaacagagactgATTCCAGCTGTGAGGAACTGCAGAAAGGCTCG ATTTATCAACTGTGgactctcagagactcactGTGAAGTtgtggcctcagctctgaagtccagCCCCTCCTATCTGacagagctggacctgagtcgcaacaacctgcaggattcaggagtgaagctgctgtcggCTGGACTGCAGAGTCCAAACTGtagactggagactctgag attgagggactgcagtttgtcagagatcagctgcgcttctctggcctcagctctgaagtccaacccctcctgtctcagagagctggacctgaactacaacaagctgcaggattcaggagtgaagctgctgtgtgattttctgcagagcCCACACTGTAGACTGGTGATTCTGAG attggaGGGCTGCAGtctgtcagagatcagctgtgattctctggcctcagctctgaagtccaacccctcccatctgagagagctggacctgagtgaaaacaagctgcagtattcaggagtgaagctccTCTCTGATCTGAAGGAGAGTCCACAATGTAGACTGGAGACTTTGAG agtctga